One genomic window of Salvelinus alpinus chromosome 17, SLU_Salpinus.1, whole genome shotgun sequence includes the following:
- the LOC139542070 gene encoding uncharacterized protein, whose amino-acid sequence MTDHHLKLNLGKTELLFLPGKDCPFHDLAITVDNSIVSSSQSAKNLGVILDNTLSFSTNIKAVTRSCRFMLYNIRRVRPCLTQEAAQVLIQALVISRLDYCNSLLAGLPACAIKPLQLIQNAAARLVFNFPKFSHVTPLLRSLHWLPVEARIRYKTMVLAYGAVRGTAPPYLQALIRPYTQTRALRSSTSGLLASLPLRKYSSRSAQSKLFAALAPQWWNKLPHDARSAESITTFRRHLKPHLFKEYLG is encoded by the coding sequence atgacggatcaccacctcaagctgaacctcggcaagacggagctgctcttcctcccggggaaggactgcccgttccatgatctcgccatcacggttgacaactccattgtgtcctcctcccagagtgctaagaaccttggcgtgatcctggacaacaccctgtcgttctcaactaacatcaaggcggtgacccgttcctgtaggttcatgctctacaacattcgcagagtacgaccctgcctcacgcaggaagcggcgcaggtcctaatccaggcacttgtcatctcccgtctggattactgcaactcgctgttggctgggctccctgcctgtgccattaaacccctacaactcatccagaacgccgcagcccgtctggtgttcaactttcccaagttctctcacgtcaccccgctcctccgctctctccactggcttccagttgaagctcgcatccgctacaagaccatggtgcttgcctacggagctgtgaggggaacggcacctccgtaccttcaggctctgatcaggccctacacccaaacaagggcactgcgttcatccacctctggcctgctcgcctccctacctctgaggaagtacagttcccgctcagcccagtcaaaactgttcgctgctctggcaccccaatggtggaacaaactccctcacgacgccaggtcagcggagtcaatcaccaccttccggagacacctgaaaccccacctctttaaggaatacctaggatag